One Pantanalinema sp. genomic window carries:
- a CDS encoding ribonuclease III domain-containing protein gives MLAYMGDAVYELHVRSRLMTADVPVERLHAAKVSRVRASAQAEALRALMPTLTEAEADVVRRARNMKSNVPKNASVADYRHSTAFEALLGMLYLRGEGERLSEILLATDSILETPADDQA, from the coding sequence TTGCTCGCCTACATGGGCGATGCGGTCTACGAGCTGCACGTGCGCAGCCGCCTGATGACCGCCGACGTGCCGGTCGAGCGCCTGCATGCCGCCAAGGTCTCGCGGGTGCGCGCCTCGGCCCAGGCCGAGGCCCTGCGCGCCCTGATGCCCACCCTCACCGAGGCCGAGGCCGACGTGGTGCGCCGGGCGCGCAACATGAAGTCCAACGTGCCCAAGAACGCCTCGGTCGCCGACTACCGCCACAGCACCGCCTTCGAGGCGCTCCTGGGGATGCTCTACCTTCGAGGAGAGGGCGAACGCCTCTCCGAGATCCTGCTTGCCACCGATTCGATTCTGGAGACCCCCGCCGATGACCAAGCCTGA
- a CDS encoding methyl-accepting chemotaxis protein → MSLNETWRGIFGAGAVRAEEEHGLEAIAGGDLTWRPARRDPGQSPAAGVAVRFNRIMVPLNIKLIRAGVQSKEAAADLTRVNERARIETQALAEMGKDIASIAQSGSELAHEVERLREATDVTSASIEELSGSISQVSGSAHGMSAQAQPLAEAIDRVGTFAKQMASATQGAAAVAGEADQLAGSSRDIIRRNTESIQRIGRVVEDAAGVIQELGVQTGQIGHIVEVIDDIAEQTNLLALNAAIEAARAGEHGRGFAVVADEVRKLAERTIRSTKEIETVVRAIETDTRRASGVMQEGHQEVTASREVIDQTERAFGAIAKAVGACVEQVRTIESLSEAQQHDADHVSAMSMLVMRAIGEVSLAVREEEAAVRQIAAATLDLVSLAQEVSGSIRRQDAANGRIAQAIDRVNHVARLNAEQIDQAAKASLSVAQGMDELRAAMGEFKIEASDDQLIELAIGDHLLWVARLDNMRHGNEAIRPESMTGHRECRLGKWYYGKGGQACGAHATFRSVDTPHAEMHDKARKMIVAYNAGRIEESDRLFTEVQGLSQEIVRNLFELKQKLSPEATALIPVARSAQPAM, encoded by the coding sequence ATGAGCCTGAACGAGACTTGGCGTGGGATTTTCGGGGCGGGCGCCGTCAGGGCCGAGGAGGAGCACGGGCTCGAGGCGATCGCCGGCGGGGATCTCACCTGGCGTCCCGCTCGGCGCGACCCCGGACAGAGCCCGGCTGCCGGCGTCGCCGTGCGCTTCAACCGGATCATGGTGCCGCTCAACATCAAGCTGATCCGCGCCGGCGTCCAGAGCAAGGAGGCCGCGGCCGACCTGACGCGCGTCAACGAGCGGGCCAGGATCGAGACCCAGGCCCTGGCCGAGATGGGGAAGGACATCGCCTCGATCGCCCAGAGCGGCTCCGAGCTTGCTCATGAGGTGGAGCGCCTGCGCGAGGCGACGGACGTCACCTCGGCCTCCATCGAGGAGCTGAGCGGGAGCATCAGCCAGGTCTCGGGCAGCGCCCACGGCATGAGCGCCCAGGCCCAGCCCCTCGCCGAGGCCATCGATCGGGTCGGCACCTTCGCCAAGCAGATGGCGTCGGCGACGCAGGGGGCCGCGGCGGTCGCCGGCGAGGCCGACCAGCTCGCCGGTTCGAGCCGGGACATCATCCGCCGCAACACCGAGAGCATCCAGCGGATCGGCCGGGTGGTCGAGGACGCGGCCGGGGTGATCCAGGAGCTGGGCGTCCAGACCGGGCAGATCGGCCACATCGTCGAGGTGATCGACGACATCGCCGAGCAGACCAACCTGCTGGCCCTCAACGCGGCCATCGAGGCGGCGCGCGCCGGCGAGCACGGCCGGGGCTTCGCGGTGGTCGCCGACGAGGTCCGCAAGCTCGCCGAGCGCACGATCCGCTCCACCAAGGAGATCGAGACCGTCGTCAGGGCCATCGAGACGGACACCCGGCGCGCCTCGGGCGTGATGCAGGAGGGCCACCAGGAGGTGACGGCCAGCCGCGAGGTGATCGACCAGACCGAGCGTGCGTTCGGAGCGATCGCCAAGGCGGTGGGCGCCTGCGTGGAGCAGGTCCGGACCATCGAGTCCCTGAGCGAGGCCCAGCAGCACGACGCCGATCACGTCTCGGCGATGAGCATGCTCGTCATGCGCGCCATCGGGGAGGTCTCGCTGGCGGTCCGCGAGGAGGAGGCGGCGGTTCGCCAGATCGCGGCGGCCACCCTCGACCTGGTGAGCCTCGCCCAGGAGGTCTCGGGCAGCATCCGTCGCCAGGATGCCGCCAACGGGCGCATCGCCCAGGCCATCGACCGGGTCAACCACGTCGCGCGGCTCAACGCGGAGCAGATCGACCAGGCGGCCAAGGCGAGCCTGTCGGTGGCCCAGGGCATGGACGAGTTGCGCGCGGCCATGGGCGAGTTCAAGATCGAGGCGAGCGACGATCAGCTCATCGAGCTGGCCATCGGCGATCACCTGCTCTGGGTGGCGCGCCTGGACAACATGCGGCACGGCAACGAGGCCATCCGCCCCGAGAGCATGACCGGCCACCGCGAGTGCCGGCTCGGCAAGTGGTACTACGGCAAGGGGGGGCAGGCCTGCGGCGCTCATGCGACCTTCCGGTCGGTCGACACCCCCCACGCCGAGATGCACGACAAGGCGCGGAAGATGATCGTGGCCTACAACGCCGGCCGGATCGAGGAGAGCGATCGCCTCTTCACCGAGGTCCAGGGCCTGTCCCAGGAGATCGTGCGCAACCTGTTCGAGCTCAAGCAAAAGCTCTCGCCCGAGGCGACGGCCCTGATCCCGGTCGCGAGGAGCGCGCAGCCCGCCATGTGA
- a CDS encoding cytochrome b/b6 domain-containing protein, translated as MAIERFTPAERLYHWANAAAVTLLLASGALIWQDLDKWRPNGVNVLEKGHFWLGGGLMVGSLVLFLLLRRRRIPQARERFNPGQRLSLRAFQVLLGWMLASGIVIEFGKAWGMTKPVRGLFKQAHLLSAAAILALVIGHLGMVLLVAKNRGILAAMVKGSVDRDVLARSNPEWLKRVESEA; from the coding sequence ATGGCAATCGAGCGATTCACCCCGGCAGAGCGCCTCTATCACTGGGCCAACGCCGCCGCCGTCACCCTCCTGCTCGCGAGCGGGGCCCTCATCTGGCAAGACCTGGACAAGTGGCGCCCCAACGGCGTCAACGTGCTCGAGAAGGGGCACTTCTGGCTCGGGGGCGGCTTGATGGTGGGCAGTCTCGTCCTGTTCCTGCTGCTGCGCCGGCGCCGGATCCCCCAGGCGCGCGAGCGCTTCAACCCCGGCCAGCGCCTGAGCCTCCGGGCCTTCCAGGTGCTCCTGGGCTGGATGCTCGCGAGCGGGATCGTCATCGAGTTCGGGAAGGCATGGGGGATGACCAAGCCCGTGCGCGGCCTGTTCAAGCAGGCTCACCTGCTGAGCGCGGCGGCCATCCTGGCGCTCGTCATCGGCCACCTGGGGATGGTGCTCCTGGTCGCGAAGAACCGCGGCATCCTGGCGGCCATGGTGAAGGGGAGCGTCGATCGCGACGTGCTCGCGCGCAGCAACCCTGAATGGCTGAAGCGCGTGGAGTCCGAGGCCTGA
- the rlmB gene encoding 23S rRNA (guanosine(2251)-2'-O)-methyltransferase RlmB has protein sequence MTKPDPRHSSKPPRDEAEAAPQGEMVYGRHAVLSMLEGDRPVNKIWMLRSLEKDALFPKVRQLAKAKGASVMLTERGKLDQLTEGATHQGIVASVATQAYVDLDEVIAQAKAHPQPLVVLLDGVEDPHNLGAIIRSAECAGAHGVVIPQRRSASLTGVVEKTAAGALAHMPVARVVNLPRAIEELKDAGFWVVGAEASGDRWLYDVDLTGPIALVIGSEGEGMHRLVTEKCDFVAKLPLLGKTTSLNASVAAGVMLYEAVRQRLVASK, from the coding sequence ATGACCAAGCCTGACCCCCGCCACTCCTCCAAGCCGCCCCGGGACGAGGCCGAAGCGGCCCCCCAGGGGGAAATGGTCTACGGGCGGCACGCGGTCCTCTCGATGCTGGAGGGCGATCGCCCCGTCAACAAGATCTGGATGCTGCGCTCCCTCGAGAAGGACGCCCTCTTCCCCAAGGTGCGCCAGCTCGCCAAGGCCAAGGGCGCGAGCGTCATGCTCACCGAGCGCGGCAAGCTGGACCAGCTGACCGAAGGGGCGACCCACCAGGGGATCGTCGCCTCGGTGGCGACCCAGGCCTACGTCGACCTGGACGAGGTGATCGCGCAGGCCAAGGCCCATCCCCAGCCCCTGGTGGTCCTGCTGGACGGGGTGGAGGATCCGCACAACCTCGGCGCCATCATCCGCAGCGCCGAGTGCGCCGGCGCCCACGGGGTGGTCATTCCCCAGCGCCGCTCGGCCTCGCTCACGGGCGTGGTCGAGAAGACGGCCGCAGGCGCCCTGGCGCACATGCCGGTGGCGCGGGTGGTGAACCTGCCCAGGGCCATCGAGGAGCTCAAGGACGCGGGCTTCTGGGTCGTGGGGGCGGAGGCCTCGGGCGATCGCTGGCTCTACGACGTGGACCTCACCGGGCCGATCGCCCTGGTGATCGGCAGCGAGGGCGAGGGGATGCACCGCCTGGTCACCGAGAAGTGCGACTTCGTCGCCAAGCTCCCCTTGCTGGGCAAGACGACCTCGCTCAACGCCTCGGTGGCCGCGGGGGTCATGCTCTACGAGGCCGTCCGCCAGCGCCTGGTCGCTTCGAAGTAG
- a CDS encoding Ig-like domain-containing protein has translation MKKHTTFVTLLAFTLLAGCATALSPLADRGSTVSQDPGYRLSAPSAEGELRIGIRWPERSVQAIPLSANSATIWLYDSAGRPMTQATVQRPTQGNLSSQVFFRVKATMGVKVVAKLYEETDPDESRTPVAMGTGHVDIYANNINIVSITLNPLIEPALAVLTPSYGGVGKEVVISGAYLGQSQGHACTVKFTGIPATSVTRVSDEEIRATVPAGAVSGDVEVAVDGIRKTLPFEVLADLAFENLDYQQQAYRMLPLTCMGTFTDGSKRQVDALTWSSSDHAIATVDQNGLLRPVAPGTATIRAASGQVKASATVTVGTTGAVVIAAVKMPQSGMTEVSVPIDLPSAAPGGLPVSSDP, from the coding sequence ATGAAGAAGCACACGACGTTCGTCACCCTTTTGGCCTTCACGCTGCTCGCCGGCTGCGCCACCGCGCTCTCCCCGCTCGCGGATCGAGGCAGCACCGTCTCGCAGGACCCGGGCTACCGGCTGAGCGCGCCGAGCGCCGAGGGCGAGCTGCGCATCGGCATCCGCTGGCCCGAGCGAAGCGTGCAGGCCATTCCCCTGAGCGCCAACTCCGCCACCATCTGGCTGTACGATTCGGCCGGGCGCCCCATGACCCAGGCCACCGTCCAGCGTCCCACCCAGGGGAACCTGTCGTCCCAGGTCTTCTTCCGGGTCAAGGCGACCATGGGGGTCAAGGTGGTCGCCAAGCTGTACGAGGAGACGGACCCCGACGAAAGCAGGACGCCGGTGGCCATGGGCACCGGCCACGTGGACATCTACGCCAACAACATCAACATCGTCTCCATCACCCTGAACCCCCTCATCGAGCCCGCTCTCGCGGTGCTCACCCCCTCCTACGGCGGCGTGGGCAAGGAAGTCGTCATCTCGGGGGCCTATCTCGGCCAGAGCCAGGGCCACGCCTGCACCGTCAAGTTCACCGGCATCCCCGCCACCTCGGTGACCCGCGTCAGCGACGAGGAGATCCGGGCCACGGTGCCCGCAGGGGCCGTCTCGGGCGACGTGGAGGTCGCGGTGGACGGCATCCGCAAGACCCTGCCCTTCGAGGTGCTCGCCGACCTGGCCTTCGAGAACCTGGACTATCAGCAGCAGGCGTACCGGATGCTGCCGCTCACCTGCATGGGGACCTTCACCGACGGCAGCAAGCGCCAGGTGGATGCCCTGACCTGGAGCTCGTCGGACCATGCGATCGCCACGGTGGACCAGAACGGCCTTTTGCGTCCCGTCGCGCCGGGGACGGCGACCATCCGCGCCGCCTCGGGCCAGGTGAAGGCGAGCGCCACGGTCACGGTGGGCACCACCGGCGCCGTCGTGATCGCGGCCGTCAAGATGCCCCAGTCCGGCATGACCGAGGTGAGCGTGCCCATCGACCTTCCCTCGGCCGCCCCCGGCGGCCTGCCCGTCTCGTCGGATCCCTAG